In Candidatus Aegiribacteria sp., one genomic interval encodes:
- a CDS encoding GNAT family N-acetyltransferase, with translation MKIRPMQKDDYSFLVSLWSSFPGNTMTGADSMEDFERFLDRNADYCFTAFIDGNLMGSVMAGHDSRRGYIYHLAVDESLQGKGTGTDLMNAAENALRNAGIEKAHLFIYTDNPAIRFYEKTGWHRRSDIAVMSKVLIGDKYMGTRIE, from the coding sequence ATGAAAATAAGGCCGATGCAGAAAGATGATTATTCGTTCCTGGTCAGCCTTTGGAGTTCTTTCCCGGGGAATACAATGACAGGCGCTGACAGCATGGAGGATTTTGAGAGGTTTCTGGACAGGAACGCAGACTACTGTTTCACAGCTTTCATAGACGGCAACCTTATGGGGTCTGTAATGGCCGGTCACGATTCGAGAAGAGGGTACATTTATCATCTGGCGGTTGATGAGTCGCTTCAGGGAAAAGGAACCGGAACCGATCTCATGAACGCAGCGGAAAACGCGCTGAGAAATGCGGGAATAGAAAAGGCGCACCTGTTCATTTACACGGACAACCCCGCGATACGGTTCTACGAAAAGACCGGATGGCACAGACGCAGTGATATAGCTGTTATGAGCAAGGTTCT